The Clostridium taeniosporum genomic sequence AAATATGCTGAATCAGTTAGATTCTTAAATTTATTAATATTTATTATGGTAAAATAGCTATCATTGCCTTTTTGAAGCTGAGTCTCATTAAATATTAAATTAGTAAACTTATATTCTATATTAGTATTATCAATCTCAGCATTAACTAATGCATTTGACTTTAATAATATGTATTTTTCAGTCATTAAAATCACCTCATAAGTTGATTTTATCTAAAAGGTGTACAAAAGTCAATTTAGTACACTTTTCTCTCGATTTTGTACACCTTATTCTCTTTTTTGTACACCTTTCCCTCGATTTTGTACACCTCATTCTCTTTTTTGTACACCTTATTCTCGATTTTGTACACCTTTAGCTTCCACAAATGGCTTGTCTACTTGGTTTAAAGGGTGTCTAAATACATTAAACACATTAAATACAATAAACACATTAAAACAACTGTTGTTTTTTTTAGATAAAATAAATTAAAATATTTTTTTCATTCCTCAAAATGTATGTTTTATTGTTATGCCTTAATTTATAGTTTTTTTTGAAATTAAATCTCCTATAACCCAATTATATAAAAAAGTTAACAAATACTTTGTCTATGACATATCATACAAATAAGTATAAAATTTTTATACTTATTTTCATAAAATAGTTATATTTAAGTGTTAAATAGGCTAAAATATAACGAGGTAATATAATTAATATAAAATTTATTTACTTATTAATAAATGTATGATAAATTTAAGAAAAAGAGGTAGATATAATTATGAAAACAAACATTATAATAGATAATATAAATATGTTTATAAAAGCTAAAGGAATTAAACAAAACTGGATAGCTGAAATGTTAGATACAAGCAAGATGAATATAAGCAATATTCTTAACTTAAAGGCTAAAAGGATTCCTTTAGATGATCTTGAAAGTATAGCTAATGTTTTAGATTTAACTATTGATGAATTATCTAAAGAAAATTTTAAAGTAAAAGAAGATGTTTTTGATACTCTGAAAATAGAAGATCCTGCTATCGCATTTTGTGGTAATGTAAGTATAACTGATAAAGATGCTATAGATACCTTAGATAATTTAATTGGCATAATAAATGTAATAGACTCAGTTAAAAGTGCCAATAAAAAAATGAAATCACTTGAATTTTAGAGGTTAAAATAATGATTAAAAAAGAAAATCTCCAAAGAATATTAGAACTTAATAAACAAATAGATGATGAGATAAAGACTATAGTAAAAAAAGATTCTTCTGGACTTTATGATGAAAATATAAACATTATTCAAAATATAAATCTAAAAATGGAAGAAGACTTTATTATTATAAAATATCCTATAAATAATAAGGAACTAGGTGGTTTCGTATATAAAACAGATAATAATTTATTTTGCTTTATAAATACTAATCAGCCAAGAAATTTTCAAAATTTTGTTTTGATACATGAATATTATCATATGATTCACCATGATAATTTAGAAAAAAATAAAATAGATGCTGTTCTTTTAAATGAAGAAGAATCTATAAATTTAATAGAAAGAAAAGCAAATTACTATGCTTCATTAATGCTATTAGATTCATTACGTGAAAATTATAATAAATTTATAAAAGATAGAAAATTTACATTAGAAAACACTATTTGTTATCTTATAGATTTATATAAAGTTCCTAAAAAGACTATATTAATAAGACTTTATGAACTTGAATGCATTACTTTTGATGAGTTATATAATAATTTTAATAATAATATAGATGATTTACAAAATAAATTTAATAAGCTTGGCTTAGACAGTTCTATTCTAGAACCTAGTAATGTAGTTAAATTTGATGATATAGATGAAGAATTTAAAAAAGCTAGAGAATCAGGCTCTATGCTTGAATCTTTTTTAGATCAAAATGAATCTTATTATAGACAATTATTAAAGAGTTTAGAGGTGAAATTTAAAAATGGACACCAATAGAAAATTCCCTCTAAATTTTTCAAAGATCGAAGATTTATTTACCAAAGAGCCTAAAGA encodes the following:
- a CDS encoding helix-turn-helix domain-containing protein: MKTNIIIDNINMFIKAKGIKQNWIAEMLDTSKMNISNILNLKAKRIPLDDLESIANVLDLTIDELSKENFKVKEDVFDTLKIEDPAIAFCGNVSITDKDAIDTLDNLIGIINVIDSVKSANKKMKSLEF
- a CDS encoding ImmA/IrrE family metallo-endopeptidase; translated protein: MIKKENLQRILELNKQIDDEIKTIVKKDSSGLYDENINIIQNINLKMEEDFIIIKYPINNKELGGFVYKTDNNLFCFINTNQPRNFQNFVLIHEYYHMIHHDNLEKNKIDAVLLNEEESINLIERKANYYASLMLLDSLRENYNKFIKDRKFTLENTICYLIDLYKVPKKTILIRLYELECITFDELYNNFNNNIDDLQNKFNKLGLDSSILEPSNVVKFDDIDEEFKKARESGSMLESFLDQNESYYRQLLKSLEVKFKNGHQ